CGCCCAGCGCCAGATGCGTCCTGCATGCCGGGCCTGCCAACGGCCTTCGCTTCGCACGCGTCGCAGGGCGGCATGCGCGGCATCTTCATGGGCGGGGCGGCGGCTCATTCCGTGAGCGTAGCGCGGGTCACGTGAGCTCAGCCCAGACGCCGCGCGTCGCTGACCCCGGGCAAGGCATCCAGCTTTCCGAGCAGGTTCGACAGCTGCCCGTAATCGCTCACCTTGAGCCGCAGGCGCAGGTGCGCGCGACCGCTGTTGCGGACGTTGTCGCTGTGGATGTCCAGCACGTACGCATCTTCCTGCGCGATCAGGTTGGTGATGTCCTTGAGCAGCCAGCGCCGGTCAACCGCGTCGACCACCACGTCGACCTCGTAACCTCCGCCGGCCTGGCCCCATTCCACCGGCAGGATGCGCTGCGGGCTGGTCGCCGACAGGCGTGCCAGCGCGGCGCAGTCGGTGCGGTGCACGGTCACGCCACGGGTGCGGGTGAGGTAACCGACGATGGGTTCGCCGGCCACCGGCTGGCAGCAGCGTGCCAGCTGCACCAGCAGGTTGCCCACGCCCTGCACGGTGAACTTGGACGTGCCCAGGCTGTCGCGGCGTGCGGTCGGCCGTGGCAGCACCGGCGCGGCCGGCTGGGTGGCGGCGCGTTCGGCCTCCAGCAGCGCGCGGCTGACCTGGTGCGGGCCGGTGTCGCCGAGTGCCACCTGGATGTACAGGTCGTCCACGCTGTCGGCGTGGAACTTGCGCGTGGCGATGGACAGGTCGGCCTGCTGCAGCCCGAGCCGCTTCAGTTCGCGGTCGAGCAGGTCGCGCCCGGCCTGCACGTTGCGCGCGCGGTCGAGCTTGTGGAACCAGCCACGCACCTTTTCGCGCGAACGGTTGCTGGCCAGGTAGCCGTTGGAGGCCAGCAGCCAGTCGCGGCGCGGGTCGGCCTCCTTGCCAGTGAGGATCTCCACCCGGTCGCCACTACGCAGCCGGTAGGTCAGCGGCACGATGCGGCCGTTGACCTTGGCGCCACGGCAGCGGTGCCCGACCATGGTGTGTACGTGGTAGGCGAAATCCAGCGGCGTGGCACCCTGCGGCAGGTCCATCACCTCGTCCTTCGGACTGAGCGCGTAGACCCGGTCTTCGGTCAGCTCGGCATCCAGTGCACCGGCCAGTTCACCGCTATTGCCTTCCTGCGACTGCTCCAGCAGCTGCCGCATCCAGGTGATCTTGCGGTCGAAGGCCTTCTCCGCGCCTTTGCTGCCTTCCTTGTAGCGCCAGTGCGCGGCCACGCCGAGCTCGGCCTGCGCGTGCATGTCGTGGCTGCGGATCTGTACTTCGATGGTGCGCCCTTCCGGGCCGACCACGGCGGTGTGCAGCGAACGGTAGTCGTTGGCCTTGGGCCGGGCGATGTAATCGTCGAACTCGCTGGGCACCGGCGCCCACAGCGAATGCACCACGCCCAGCGCGGCGTAGCAGGCCGCCACGTCCTTGACCATCACCCGCACCGCGCGGATGTCGTACAGCTGTTCGTAGGCCAGCCGCTTCTTCTGCATCTTCCGCCAGATGCTGTAGATGTGCTTTGGACGCCCACTGACCTCGGCCTCGATGCCCTGCGCGAGCAGCTCCCGCGACAGCACCTTCTTGACGTGCTCGACATAGCGCTCGCGCGCCAGCCGGGTTTCGTCGACTTCGCGCGCGATGCGGCGATAGGTCTCCGGCTCCAGGTGGCGGAACGCCAGGTCTTCCAGCTCCCACTTCAGCTGCCAGATGCCCAGCCGGTTGGCCAGCGGCGCATGGATGTCGCGGGTCAGCTGGGCCAGCGCGCGGCGCTCTTCCTCGGGCAGGCGGTCGGCCGCGCGCATCCGCGCCAGCTGCCGGGCCAGCAGGATCGGCACCACCCGCAGGTCGTGGATGATCGAGAGCAGCAGCCGGCGCAGACCTTCGCTGTTGCGCCCGGCGTCCCGCCCGGCATGCAGTGCCCAGACCTGGTCGGCCGCATCCAGGCCGTCCAGCAGCCCGACCACCGCCGCCTTGTGGCTCCCCAGTGGCAACCCCTCCAGCCCGGCGCGCAGCCACGGCAGGTCGAACAGCAGCGCCGCCAGCAGCGCGCTGTCGTCGGCCGAGAGCAGGGCCAGTGCGTCCAGGGTGTCGGCCAGCACCGGCCACGCTGCGGCTTGGGTGTGGTCGGCGTCGTCAGCCTGCCAGCGCTGCAGCAGCGCGTCGCGCAGCATGGCGGGCAGCGCGGCGGCCGAGGGGCGGTTCAACAGGCCATCCAGGCCGGGGACGGAAGCGCGGTTCACAGCATCATGCAGGAAAGACAGAGAGCCCTACACTAGCGCTGCTATCGTTGGCGGACAATCACAAGCGTTGCCCGTACCTGTCACCGTTCAATTCCTGGAGAGCTGCCATGCGTTTTACCCGTCTGAGGTTGTTGGCCTGTGCGGCCGTCCTGCTCGGCCTTTCCGGGCACGCGCTCGCCCAGCGCGTGGTCGGCGGCGACCTGCAGCAGCAGATGTCGCCGGCGGAGTTCAAGGCGGCCGGCCTGGACAAGCTGAGTCCGACCGAACTGGCCGCGCTCAACGGCTGGCTGCAGGGCAAGGTTGCGGCGGTCACCGCCGACGTGCGTGAACAGGTCCGCGAGCAGGTGCGCGAAGAGGCCCGCGAGGAAGGCCGCCAGGAGGTGATCGTGAAGAACCGCGGGTTCTTCGACTTCGGCAGCAAGGAGCCGATCACCAGCACGCTGCAGGGCGATTTCCGCGGCTTCGGCAAGGGCTACCGCTTCGTGCTGGCCAATGGCCAGGAGTGGGAACAGACCGACACCACCCAGCGCGCCGGGTCGCGCAAGCCCACGCCGGCAGTGACCATTTCGCCCGGCATGGTGGGGGTGTGGTACATGCAGGTCGAAGGCGTCAACCTGCGCGCCAAGGTGCAGCGGGTGAAGTGAAACCTGCCACCCCGCGCCACGCCGGCGCGGGGTAGCTGTTGCCGTTACGCCTGGCGCAGCGCCGCCACGCGCTGGGCCAGTTTCTTGGCGGAAATGCCGGTCTTCGCGCCGAGCTCCTGCGCGAACAACGACACGCGCAACTCTTCCAGGTCCCAACGCAGGGCCTGCCACTGCGGGCGCTCGCGCAGCCCACGTGCCTGCGCCTCGTCCAGCGCGTCCAGGAACGGCCGCAGCTCCAGCATCCGCGCCTGGTCGCGCGGCGGATCGCGCTTGGCACGTTCGCTGCGCAGGATCATCGCGCGCAGGTAGCGCGGGTACTGGGCCAGCGCATCGGCCGGGGTGTCGCGCAGGAATCCGGGATGGACCAGCGCGGCGAGCTGCTGCTCCAGGTCGTCCAGGTTGCCACGCGCCCAGCCCATCAACGGCGCTTCCAGCAGTGGCTTGAGTTCGGCCACATGGGCCAGGATGTTCTCGGCCAGCTTCAACCGCGCCATCGCCTCGCCGAACAGTTCGCGGCCGGCGGCGTCGCGCCGTTTGGCGAACGCACCCGGATCGCGGATCTCGCCCAGGCCCTCGGCCAGCACGGCATTCATCGCTGCATCGACCAGGTCGCCGCGCAGGCGTTCCTGCGATTCGATCGCCGCATACAGCAGCCCGGTCTTGGGCGGCACCGGCAGCTGCTTGCGCGCCTGCTTGGCCTTGTCGGCCAGCGCGATCTCCAGCAGGCGGCGCACGCCGCGCGGATGCTGTTCCAGCGCTTCATTGCGGTCGGCGAAGATCCGCAGCGAGGCGGTCTCGCCCGCATCGACCAGGGCCGGATAGGCCGGCACGCCGGCTTCACCGGGCACCTGCAACGGGATCGCGGCGGCCGGGAACTCGCGCAGCCCTTCGGCGGCGAGTGCGCGCCCGGCGCGCTGCGCGAACGCATCGCCGGCCTGCTCGCCGAAGCGCGCGCGCAGCGCATCCAGATCGCGGGACGCGGCCAGCAGCGTGCCCTGCGCATCGTGCAGGCGCAGGTTCATGCGCAGGTGCGCGTCCAGCGCGGTTTCGTCGAAGTCCAGCGCACTCACCTGCGCGCCGGTGGCGCGCGACAGGAAGCGCGCCAGCTCACCACGCAGGTCGTCCGCGGTCGGCGCCGGGAACGCCTCGGCGAAGGCACGGCCGAAGTCCGGCGCCGGCACGTAGTTGCGCCGCATCGCCTTGGGCAGGCTGCGGATCAGCGCCGAGGCCTTGTCGGCCACGAAGCCCGGCGCCAGCCACGAGAGCCGTGCCGGGTCCAGCGCGTTGAGCAGGTGCAGCGGCACGTCCAAGCTGACGCCGTCGTCCTCGCTGCCCGGCTCGAAGCGGTAATGCAGCGCCAGCCGCGCGTCGCCCAGCGGCAGGTACTTCGGATACCGCTCGGCATCGCTGCCCTCGCCGGGCAGCAGATCGCCCAGCGACCAGGCCAGCGCGCGCCGTTTTTCCGGGGCCAGGCCTTTCCACCATGCATCCAGGCCGGTGGCCGAGTGGATCTCGGCCGGAATCCGGTCCAGGTACCAGCGGGCCTGCCAGTCCTCGTCGGCGACGATACCGGCGCGGCGCAGCTTGGCCTCTTCCTCGCGCGCCTGTTCCAGCACCTTCAGGTTGTCGGCGATGACGCTGGCGCGGGTGTTGATCTCACCGCTCACCAGCGCCTGGCGCACGAAGATGTCGTGCGCTTCGCCCGGGGCGATGCGGCCGTAATGCACCGGCTTCTTCGGGGCGAGCACCAGCCCGAACAGGCTGATCTGTTCCGAGGCCAGCACCTGGCCCTGCGCGCGCGACCAGTGCGGGTCGAAATGCTTGCGCAGCAGCAGGTGCGGCAGTTCGGCAATGACCCAGTCCGG
This portion of the Stenotrophomonas aracearum genome encodes:
- a CDS encoding RelA/SpoT family protein — protein: MNRASVPGLDGLLNRPSAAALPAMLRDALLQRWQADDADHTQAAAWPVLADTLDALALLSADDSALLAALLFDLPWLRAGLEGLPLGSHKAAVVGLLDGLDAADQVWALHAGRDAGRNSEGLRRLLLSIIHDLRVVPILLARQLARMRAADRLPEEERRALAQLTRDIHAPLANRLGIWQLKWELEDLAFRHLEPETYRRIAREVDETRLARERYVEHVKKVLSRELLAQGIEAEVSGRPKHIYSIWRKMQKKRLAYEQLYDIRAVRVMVKDVAACYAALGVVHSLWAPVPSEFDDYIARPKANDYRSLHTAVVGPEGRTIEVQIRSHDMHAQAELGVAAHWRYKEGSKGAEKAFDRKITWMRQLLEQSQEGNSGELAGALDAELTEDRVYALSPKDEVMDLPQGATPLDFAYHVHTMVGHRCRGAKVNGRIVPLTYRLRSGDRVEILTGKEADPRRDWLLASNGYLASNRSREKVRGWFHKLDRARNVQAGRDLLDRELKRLGLQQADLSIATRKFHADSVDDLYIQVALGDTGPHQVSRALLEAERAATQPAAPVLPRPTARRDSLGTSKFTVQGVGNLLVQLARCCQPVAGEPIVGYLTRTRGVTVHRTDCAALARLSATSPQRILPVEWGQAGGGYEVDVVVDAVDRRWLLKDITNLIAQEDAYVLDIHSDNVRNSGRAHLRLRLKVSDYGQLSNLLGKLDALPGVSDARRLG